In the Glycine max cultivar Williams 82 chromosome 19, Glycine_max_v4.0, whole genome shotgun sequence genome, GGCTGCATTCCAGGTCTTCTCGTACATATCCTTTCCCTGAACATAACGTACATAACATTTAAAGACCAATTACATACTGCATTATTCAAAGACAATGTAACACCCAAAGAAACTATTACCCGTTGATGCAAAGGTTTCAATAGCAAAAAATTCACCCTCTTCCATCTTTGTCTGCTCcccacccttcacaatgggaaCAGATTTTCCAGCATGGATTTGGTAGCGACCAATGCTATGTCCATTCAAATTCCGTATACTCTTAACTGCAATGACATTCtcattgaaatatatatcacaTTCTATATGATACATAATACTAGTAAACGCTATACTATAGGAATATGCAGACAAATATCATCAATTATATGATAGTGGGAAAAATTTCAGCCAATAATAAGAGCGGGTAGATAGAATTTCTCTTGATATATGCACGAGCgtcatgaattatataatttaaaattactaagaGTAGTATAATCCTCTTCTTCCTATTGAGATCTACACTCATTAGCATAAATATATACAGCAGGAGAAGATTTGGCTCAGTTGCCACTCCTTCCATTGTGACAATCCCTGTTTTTcaacaatatcaaaattaaagaaattgcaCGCAAAGTTCCTAGTCTTGCCAACACATACACAAGTCAGGTGCATTTATGTCAATAGCAAACACTTCAATCATCAAACTATCCCATTGAAACAAAATTTAGTAGATGATTTATTATGTCTGTGCCTGTGACATTATGAAATATCAAGCACAAACCCTCAACAAAAGTGCCTTGGTGTCAAGGATCCTTCATTAGATAATAATGAAATGTAAATTTTAGATTTGTTTCCATTCTTACAATTCAATGCATGCAATACAGATTGACAAATATATAATCCAAATAAAATGATCACAAAAATTAAGCACAGCCATCCCTACAAGCTTCATACCTTGATACACCTTCCCATTAATCTCAACTTCATAAGATTCCATGACCTCTTGAATTGCGGCACCAATGTCACAAAGGCGCACATCGATTCCAGCTTCCTAGATGGCAAGCCAAAAATTCCATAGCATGTTAGAGGAACCAGCAAATTGCATGATTTAATTGGTGCATATCGAAAACATCACACCACACAgatcaaacaaaagaaatatggtgGAGGGGTAGGGATCAGAAACCATTTATTAGGCTTCTGAAGCTTTGCCATAAAAGAGTTCTATAGACAGAGAAACTGAGAAAATCTGCGAAAATAAAGTTGAGTATTCCTATTCTGATTTTCAGAATTCTCTGGTTCTTATTATACAGGATTTAAGCTTTTCCAACAAGCTTCTAATTAACTGAATGTTACAGAAAACTAGCTTTCTAAcagaaatattaattgattgaCTAAGGAACATTCTACATTACAATGGACATCTAGTAACAGACACTGTTATCAATGGCATATTGTAGCAGCCAGATAAAAACTGCTATATAAATATAGCAGTAGGCATTGCAGCAAATGGCAGAAAGAATATGtgtaaaaaaagagtttaaaaaatagaaaataaaaataaaaatataacaggatttaaaataaaaacagcattaaaaataagatgtacaacataattaagaaatgaataaaataatagctttttaaaaaaagaaaattaaaaagaattaaaaaataaaaacaaaatagtactttaataaataaaaataataaataatcagaattaaaaaataaaataaaaaacagtatCAAAAGAATAATAGAAAGAGAGAAGCAAAGAAACTTGAGTTGGAGGGTGAATTGCCTCGGCAGATTGGAGAACTTGAGTGGGCAAGGATGAAAGCTAACGGAGTGgaggaattgaaaaaaaaattcagaggATGGCAACTCAAAGCTGAAGTTGGCTgttaaaaatgtcaaaaaaatttCACCTATGAAAGAACGATTAGGAGAAAGGGAGATGTTGTTAGAGAGACATTATGAAAGAATGGTTCTTCAGGGGAAAAATGGAATACAGAACTTTATTATCAAGAGATGAAGAAGGCATTAAGTTTATTAGATAACAGACAGTTAAAACTGCATCACCGCAATGATGAATGAAGAGGACTGTTTGCATGTAGTAATAATGTTCGAGCAGTTTCTATCAATTGTCTATTTTCTCATTTGTGATATTCCATTCTTGGACGTAACTCCTCATCACTCTTCAAGTCACATATGCAGgccttgaaagttgaaacatctCTTGTTGGACTTCTAGCATTATGTTGATCATTCTTGGACCCTTTTTGGATGCCAACTCAATCATGTAAACAAGCTGTAGTTCACAAAGCACTCTAAACGAGCTTGAAGTTTGGTATTAAAGCTTTTCACCGTGTCTTTTAGCTGCAAATGAGCAGTGCATGTGGTGATGTTAACATGGCAGTGTTCGCAAGGGACTAGCCACATGGCTGTGCATAGCAAGCCCGCACCGGTACTGAGGCTACAAAGTGTGCATGTTAGAATCCAATTGCAAGGTATGGGACATGAATCCAACATTGGAAATATGGGATTCTAGTGTGGGATTTATAGAGCCTTAGGCTCTCCAACTACAATGCCTAGCTTTTGTGGTATGGTTCTCTCAACATTCTTATAATAATGATACTGATATTTAGCTTTATGCTACACAATTCATAGAAGTTTTCAAGGTAGTGAACAGGTTTATTTCATGTCAAATTTGTAAACTAGTTAAAAGGGCCACAGACAAGTTTGAGTCGCATGTGACCCAAAcatgttattaatttaattatttctttagaCAAATGAAACTACACCTGTCAATATGAAAGGATAGATGAGTAGTGTTCTTTAAACAGGTAGGCTTTGGGCTGAGAAATCTGACATTATTAAATTCCAGCTACAATGCTACATGATGTAATACCCCTCATTTCACATAGGGTGAATGTACCTTAATACCCGTATTGGTTGCTTCACGAGAGGCTTCAAGCAGTGGATCAAACATGGGGTTGAATGCCACGGTAAAAGCACAGTCAACTATATATCCTATAAACAGAATCCATGACAAGAGGTTCAACATAGTAAATACTAAAGCATGCATACACTAATTACTCATATTATCGCAGAAATACAAGATTgactaaaaaaatttctatgTATTACCATCAACATGGGTaccaaaatccaatttcatCACATCATCATACTGAAGTATAGTCTTATCCCCTGAATTTGGGGTCCAGTGAGCAGCAACCCTGGAGGAGTAAGAGTCTAATTTAAGAAAACAATTCAAGGAAGAAACCGTAAACAACTAAAGCATTTTCCATCTAGATGAGGTCAGTTACAAACATCAGACAAAACCATTACATTACAATgattacataaaaaaacaacacgggacatttaaatttaaatccttTTTAATGGTTTAGGCCAAGGATTTTCCAGTAATTGGAGCTATCGCTTATTTGATCAACTTTTCTAATTAGGGCTTCCACCAATCTTTCTCACATTCGAAATCACGTAAGGTATGATTTTGCCATCTTTTTTACTTAATAGGTGTCATTACTACATTTTCTCAAATACATTCATTtccattcaatttttcttttacaatcaCTCATCCGGAATTACATTCTCACACATTTATGCTCTTGGTGGCTCTTCATCGCTCATTCTTAATATTTAGTAGCATAAAGCAAGAAACCACATAACAAAATGGAAAAGCAGAAAACCATAGTATAAAATGTTACCAATTTAAAGAGCATCCTGTGGGGAATGCAATGCCTGCTTGAAGGCCATCCTCTGATATTAGCTTACGAACAGTGTTCTCCAATGTTTCACATATGTCAGTCATCAACATTCCGGGCTTTAAAATGCCTTTAATATATTTGCGAACCTACTTAGAAATAAAGAATATACTGAGCTACTGTTATAACACCAAGCTTTATCAAAGAATAAATATACTTCTCAAATTTTCACttgaatgtaaaagaaaatcagATGAAACAAGggaaataaagaaaaggaaaataagacTTTATTTCCTTACGTTAAAATCTAATGAAAGTATAAGGAATGAAAGAGCAGAGATAACAACATTTTTCTTGTATGGTTGTATTGTAAAAAAGGaaagcaaaatttaacatttgAATATTGACATATTTTCTAATCACTTGGTAAAATAGGTGATTTGATTTACATTAAACCCAACTTTCTCTCCATACGTTTCAGAATTAACTTTCTCAGAATGTTTTCCACAAATTCTTGGAGAATAAAAATAGGGGGTCAGACCCACATTAATTTTGCCTCCACTTCCCACTCTTCATTTCCTCCTCCATATCCAAACAATAAACAGTGACAATCTTgtccaattttcttttttcaaaattagcCATCAAAATAAAGGGTTAAAGCTGGAAAGTAAGACTAAAATTACAACCTGACGATGAACTTCTGCCGCTCGACGAACTGAATTATATAATGGTTTCTGCAGGCGCTCCAGTTCTCTCTTCTCCTCTGAAGTAGTTCTCCATAGGTTACTGGCAAAAAGATTCTAAAATGATTACAAcgatatttgaaaatttacacaaaataattaaaaaagcacGAGACGCAAACAGTTGTTGATGTTGTTCACACAAGTGTTTCATCTTCTGCTCAAACCGCTATTGACTCTTGTTACCAGTTAATCTTATTCTACAAAAAAGGGACAAGCTTCTATTTCCTAATGTTGTTTTGGGGTCCAAGGTCTCCTACAAGGATGAATTCTTTCATTCCACTTTTGTTATTTCCAAGACTTTGGGAGGACTATATAGGTGGGTAAGAAGTTATGCACCTATCtcctttattattaaaaagtagttttgttatgttttttataGTGCAAAGCTTAGCTACTTGCTAATTCAGAGGGGTTTATTTAACATAAAAGCTTTGGTTAGACAATAGTATGCTTcctctgttttgttttttgttcaatgaattaaaaaaagggAACAGATATTGCTGAAATTGATTCATCACAACTTACTCGTCTTTGTACTGCTGAATTTCACCTTCAGGAAAATCTCCAGATGGGAAAAGGTTAATAACAGAAATTGATGGTGGATCAGTCTGTTGTAAgagttctttctttttcctgatcatgcaaaaataaaatcagaacttgagagaaaaaaaaatgacaatcaaGAGAATAACCATATAATGGCAGAAAAAGTCGTCAAGTCCTCACTTGCTTTtagatttcttctttttcttctttgaaaCTTCtgtgagaagagaaaaaagaacatgaacatgatatcatatatatatatatatatatatatcaagtgaaaataggaaatgaactaTTAGTACCTTTAGCGTCATCTCCTTTTTGTGATGGTGGAGAAAGCTCAGCATCAGCATCAGCATCAGCAGCCCCTTCTACAACATGACTTGATGTTCCATTTTCTTCATCcagcaaatttttttttaattgagaagtAATTTCCTCCgccatgaaagaaaaaaagaagacctGCATGCATGCTCAATCAATCAAATTACAGAATAACAAACAACAGAAAGAATAATCCATCCAATCCATTTGAATCtgaaacaattaaaatgaagaAACCTGGTGCGGTGCGGTGCGGTGCTGCTATGAAGCTGCGACTTGGTGCGATGGTGGACGGAGGAAGGAGACCTGTAGCTTTAGGGTTCCACTCTGAAGGATGAGACCAGAGCAAAACGTGATTATTATTCAcaacaacattttatttttattttttatttttttatcagtacaATTCTTCCATTGCACCgaaagattttattattatttttgttttctcattcctcttatacattttttttatgttacattattacattatttattatttatattaaagtgATCTAACTTATTTGAGTGTTGAACATGACGTATGTCTgaatgttataaattttgatagtgTTAGATTcttctgaaaaaaaatattacattatttattttactttttcacttgatttgaaatgttttaaaatataatataacagtttacataatataaaaaaacagtaaaatatgactttcttaaaaaacaataaaatacataatatgaaaaaaaatataacaattaaaactaaaaatataatgaaaataatttatcattatatttttataaatgtttaaaattaattaaaaagctaATTTATAACATcacaaaatacatttttataaataaaataaaataaaataaaaattcacataaaaacattttataaatatatttatttttatcattttacatttttcaactatttcaatatataattttaatcaataactataatttaatatatcaacttaaaaatattaatattagttaCCGGCtagtcattttttccttttttagttaatttttcaattaattttgtcaTATGTTTAGTTAGCATTtcaacttcaaattttttttactgactaaaacatttattttgaataatttttttttaataacttttaacattttttaaaatactatttttaaaaactagctTTTTATCctcattattattaaatttctttattatcattttaaataaaatattttttattatttatttttcacttattgccctcacaaatttttttatattaccctatttattttaaacattatactatttataatatttaatttatgttttcaaCATTACACTTCACAAAATTACAATCATAAATgttgcatttattttattttctattattttttgaataaatttatattacatgatttattttaactaatatgctaattaacataataaaaatataatgtctccttaaatatatatatatatatatatatatatatatatatatatatatatatatatatattactttatttttaacttgattAAACATATTTTGAGTGTAGTATAAGATTAATAAGAGTATaatctctcaaaatttaaactattaatCGACACTCTTTTTACCCGGAGATCAATGATTAAGAGCGTGTGAGTAATGTAAATTCTGGATAgatcattttatattatctacacacCTATATAACATTTAGAACTTTTTCTGTTGTGGGTGTGTGCTTGTGAaacatttttacttaattaatatttaatatataacatGCACGTACGCGAGAACAATATTCATTCTGAATTCTTCATCCTCGTCTAGAGACTAGAGCCACTTTTATTTACAAAGTCAAAATCCGCAATGAATATTTCGGGTAAGTGGCGCAATATATAAGACTGGTTTGCTATATGTGTGTTTGGGGACTTTAGATACAGTTATGGACATAACTAAGGTGAAAAGAAACATGGGAATGAGCCATGAGGGAATATAATGAAGAAGAAGTTGTGCAGTGCAGTACATGTTTTTTTGCAGTTTCAATTCCCAgcttaaagaaagaaagagtgtTGCTAGCTAGTGGTGTTTCTTCCCTCTAAAAATCTTGGTCCAATTTGTTATTaccttgtttttcttcttaacaATGAAAGGACTGACAGGACGATGAGGTGAAGAAGCCTTCTGATGAAACTTAGAATTAGCTCCTCTAGAAGGCGTCTTGATGCTCTTTCTCGAAATGCCAGTGCCATACTTGGACCAATTCTCCAACTCCAATTCATTATTAACTCTCTTTGCAACCaacttttcttttgcttttcccTCAGTAGCAGCTATCTTAGTCTTCATCACTATCTCCTTCTCACTCTCCCTCACAGCTTCAACCCACGCCTTTGCCGCTTCAACTTTCTTCTCAGCAATTTCATTTGCCTTCCCTGCATGGTTTCTCAAATACTCATATTCAAACTTTGATATTATAATTAACGAACTAGGCTTTGTTAAATTACTAATTCTCTCTTTCATGGCATTCTCCGTAAGAATCTTGAGCTTCTCCAAGGCTAAAGCTTCTGATGATTTCACTGCTTCTAGCTCCTGCATGGCACCTTGAAATCTTTCCTCACTCCCCTTTATCTCCAACAAGGCCTTTTTAATCTCTTCTTTGGTGCCTGCAACCTCTCCATTTATTATaagctctttttctttttttgctgctTCTGTTTCGGACTTGAGCTTATCAAGAGTTTTTGACAAGTTACTGACTATTGATTTGGCCTTTTCCTCTGCAGCAGACACGGCTTCTAATTTAGATTTTGCTCTCAAGAGCTTGTAACTGAGGTTTCGAACTTTTGCACCAATTTTCGATTCCGTGTTCTTTAAATGATTCGTGGCTGCACTCACATGCTTCAGCTCATTTCTTGTGACATCCATAGAGGCCATAAACTTAAAACCTTGTTCTCTAATGGAAGCCAAGTCTTTCTTTGCTGCttctatttcttcttttgtAGCCTCTAACACACCAACATCTCTTGATTGATCTTCTTCTATATGCTCCATGCTCTCACCACCTCTTTCATGTACCCTTTTCCCCGTTTTCTTAACAAACTTCAACTCATTCTTCAACATATCAATATCAGACAATGTCGTGGCCAATTTCATTTCGAGCTCTTTTGTCTCATCTATCTCTTCAATGGCCTCTTTCAACTTGTTCCTTGTGTTTTCAACAGTTTCAATGTCTCTCAGTTCATTCAAAGCGTCCATTCTGGCCAATTCAACCACCACTTGTTCTTCACTGGCTTCCTCAATCTCCTTCCTCAGTTTTTGTGCTACTCTTGAGAAGGACAGCATGGTGGATCTCGATGCTTCGATTTCCTTCTCCGCTCGCAGTTTCTCCTCCAAAACAGAACCCACATCAAGCTTAAGTTGGAACAATTCCCGCTTAGCATGTTCCAATTCTCTCATAACTTGTGAATACTCATTATCATCCTTGCTCGGTTTCACATACTTCTTTAGTGGTGCCATGTCTCGCATTTCGGCTTTTGCCTTGTAGATAGATTCCCCAATCATAGAGAAAAGATCTTTCACTGTCTGTTTAGCATTGGAAAGCTCAGCTTCTGCTTGAGCTTTTGCAGATTCTGCTGCCCATTTGGTCTCTTCGTACCGAACAATATCATTGCTTGCTCTGTGGAGTTCTTTTGCTTTTGAAGAGTGCTTCTGAGGAATATTTAACAAAACAATGTTGTTATCAAGTGCTCTAATTAAAAGGACACCTAAAGAAtctataaatagaatttttttaactcaaaatcTTAATAATGGTGTGTTCATGTTGTGTGGGCAAGAATTGTACACGAAGAGATATTTGGTGCAATACTAATTGAAAGATatggaaaaaaaaggggggttAAAATGATTTCGACATACAGAAAGAAGACCACTCAAGACATGAGTGACGAGAGTAGAATACATGGTGTGTTTATTTCATGAAAAGGGAGATGAATCTTATAGTAAATAATATATctcctaaaatttaattaacaaggTGTAATTCATGTAACTgacttttattgttattgttgtgtGTTGGTAAGGGTTTTT is a window encoding:
- the LOC100798151 gene encoding methionine aminopeptidase 2B isoform X1; this encodes MAEEITSQLKKNLLDEENGTSSHVVEGAADADADAELSPPSQKGDDAKEVSKKKKKKSKSKKKKELLQQTDPPSISVINLFPSGDFPEGEIQQYKDDNLWRTTSEEKRELERLQKPLYNSVRRAAEVHRQVRKYIKGILKPGMLMTDICETLENTVRKLISEDGLQAGIAFPTGCSLNWVAAHWTPNSGDKTILQYDDVMKLDFGTHVDGYIVDCAFTVAFNPMFDPLLEASREATNTGIKEAGIDVRLCDIGAAIQEVMESYEVEINGKVYQVKSIRNLNGHSIGRYQIHAGKSVPIVKGGEQTKMEEGEFFAIETFASTGKGYVREDLECSHYMKNFDVGHIPLRLPRAKQLLATINKNFSTLAFCRRYLDRLGETKYLMALKNLCDSGIVQPYPPLCDVKGSYVSQFEHTILLRPTCKEVISKGDDY
- the LOC100798151 gene encoding methionine aminopeptidase 2B isoform X2; its protein translation is MAEEITSQLKKNLLDEENGTSSHVVEGAADADADAELSPPSQKGDDAKEVSKKKKKKSKSKKKKELLQQTDPPSISVINLFPSGDFPEGEIQQYKDDNLWRTTSEEKRELERLQKPLYNSVRRAAEVHRQVRKYIKGILKPGMLMTDICETLENTVRKLISEDGLQAGIAFPTGCSLNWVAAHWTPNSGDKTILQYDDVMKLDFGTHVDGYIVDCAFTVAFNPMFDPLLEASREATNTGIKEAGIDVRLCDIGAAIQEVMESYEVEINGKVYQVKSIRNLNGHSIGRYQIHAGKSVPIVKGGEQTKMEEGEFFAIETFASTGKGYVREDLECSHYMKNFDVGHIPLRLPRAKQLLILLYVM
- the LOC100785443 gene encoding protein PLASTID MOVEMENT IMPAIRED 2; translation: MDGSASKPGNTTRGIGLVKAGVNLCGNRNIADVNSPSLKKDFSTKHSSKAKELHRASNDIVRYEETKWAAESAKAQAEAELSNAKQTVKDLFSMIGESIYKAKAEMRDMAPLKKYVKPSKDDNEYSQVMRELEHAKRELFQLKLDVGSVLEEKLRAEKEIEASRSTMLSFSRVAQKLRKEIEEASEEQVVVELARMDALNELRDIETVENTRNKLKEAIEEIDETKELEMKLATTLSDIDMLKNELKFVKKTGKRVHERGGESMEHIEEDQSRDVGVLEATKEEIEAAKKDLASIREQGFKFMASMDVTRNELKHVSAATNHLKNTESKIGAKVRNLSYKLLRAKSKLEAVSAAEEKAKSIVSNLSKTLDKLKSETEAAKKEKELIINGEVAGTKEEIKKALLEIKGSEERFQGAMQELEAVKSSEALALEKLKILTENAMKERISNLTKPSSLIIISKFEYEYLRNHAGKANEIAEKKVEAAKAWVEAVRESEKEIVMKTKIAATEGKAKEKLVAKRVNNELELENWSKYGTGISRKSIKTPSRGANSKFHQKASSPHRPVSPFIVKKKNKVITNWTKIFRGKKHH